From one Populus alba chromosome 17, ASM523922v2, whole genome shotgun sequence genomic stretch:
- the LOC118036152 gene encoding uncharacterized protein, whose translation MAARETETLPLPPALPRVSSSSSRARATALARPGPDPLLVICRCFSFVTSLTAILCVAVNVLSAVRSFKDGSDVFDGIFRCYAVVIAFIVVVAETEWGFVIKFWKILEYWAGRGMLQIFVAVMTRAFPDYSSNQKELVLLQNIASYMLLACGLVYVISGILCIGFLKRSRQKKETTREQAVKDLEELEWRREELEQLLIAERI comes from the exons ATGGCAGCGAGAGAAACAGAGACCTTACCTCTGCCTCCGGCTCTTCCTCGAGTATCGTCATCAAGCTCCAGAGCACGAGCCACCGCCTTAGCTCGACCCGGACCGGACCCGTTGTTAGTAATTTGTAGGTGTTTCAGCTTTGTAACTTCACTCACTGCGATTCTTTGTGTTGCCGTCAACGTTCTCTCCGCCGTTAGATCCTTTAAAGACGGTTCTGAT GTTTTTGATGGAATATTCAGGTGTTATGCGGTGGTGATTGCGTTTATTGTGGTGGTTGCGGAGACGGAGTGGGGATTTGTTATTAAGTTCTGGAAG ATATTGGAGTATTGGGCAGGGAGGGGCATGCTGCAAATCTT tgttgCAGTAATGACGAGAGCTTTCCCTGACTATTCATCAAACCAGAAGGAGCTTGTTCTTCTACAAAATATAGCTAGCTATATGCTCCTTGCTTGTGGTCTAGTTTATGTTATTTca GGAATTCTGTGCATTGGCTTTCTCAAACGGTCTCGTCAGAAGAAAGAAACTACGAGGGAGCAGGCTGTCAAGGATCTGGAG